The genomic window GGCTCCTTCAAATGATGTGGCTGTGGTTATTTATGACCATCACAAGGGCGTGAAAAAACTTGGAACAATGCGCTGGGGTTTGATTCCAAATTGGGCAAAAGATAAATCGGTCGGATATAAAATGATAAATTCTCGCTCTGAATCTTTAACAGAAAAGCCATCTTTTCAAATTCCTTTTACGAGAAAACGCTGCCTGATCCCTGCTTCCGGATTTTATGAATGGAAGAAACAGGACAACCGAAAAATACCTTTTTATTTTCATCTAAAGAATCGTGAAATTTTCGGATTTGCCGGAATTTTTGATAAATGGATTTCTTCAGAAGGGAAAAATATATTTTCCTGTTCAATAATTACTACATCTGCAAACGAACTTGTTAAGGAAGTCCATCATCGAATGCCGGTGATTCTCTCCAAACAATCAGAAAATATTTGGCTGGATAATTCACGGTACGATAAAAACGAATTGCTTTCCTTTCTCAAGTCTTATGAACCTAATGAAATGCAAACTTATCAGGTTTCTCCGTTTGTCAATTCACCCCAAAATAATTCCGTTGAGTGCATAAAACCGCTATGACTTTTTCTTCCCAAAATAAAATTCAGTACGTTTCCGGAGTCGGTCCGAAACGGGCAAA from Candidatus Cloacimonadota bacterium includes these protein-coding regions:
- a CDS encoding SOS response-associated peptidase; the protein is MCGRFAQINTPEKIAQEFDVLQTTMDFEPSYNVAPSNDVAVVIYDHHKGVKKLGTMRWGLIPNWAKDKSVGYKMINSRSESLTEKPSFQIPFTRKRCLIPASGFYEWKKQDNRKIPFYFHLKNREIFGFAGIFDKWISSEGKNIFSCSIITTSANELVKEVHHRMPVILSKQSENIWLDNSRYDKNELLSFLKSYEPNEMQTYQVSPFVNSPQNNSVECIKPL